In Papaver somniferum cultivar HN1 chromosome 1, ASM357369v1, whole genome shotgun sequence, a genomic segment contains:
- the LOC113362168 gene encoding cyclin-dependent kinase F-3-like — translation MHRPGGYMHRDLKPDNLLVARDGDSIKIADFRQAREIDSKSPCSDYVTTRMYRAPEVLLNSVSYTSAVDMWAVGAIMAELYSFRPLFPGKNRADQLYKICSVIGSPTYESWAEGIQLANWCGYKFPQVHPYGISTMIPSASHEAIDLIKSLCSWDPKNRPTAMEALKHPYFAPDMREFPEATTNAKLEQRIYPNQTCFGEKLLGPFSPVRDITIEDMLKRVWAEDTSAKFAQRIYPNQTCFGVELFGPFSPVENMTSQDLFESVWGCSLDASFREITHQEKQTAAAAHAF, via the coding sequence ATGCATCGTCCTGGTGGATATATGCATCGAGATCTAAAACCAGATAACTTGCTGGTCGCTAGAGATGGAGATTCAATAAAGATCGCGGATTTTCGCCAAGCTAgggaaattgattctaaatcaccGTGTTCAGATTATGTTACTACACGGATGTACCGCGCACCTGAAGTGTTGTTAAACTCGGTTTCGTATACCTCTGCTGTTGATATGTGGGCAGTTGGGGCTATAATGGCCGAACTGTATTCGTTTCGTCCTCTTTTTCCTGGTAAGAATCGAGCAGATCAGCTGTATAAGATTTGCAGTGTAATTGGAAGTCCAACTTATGAGTCGTGGGCAGAAGGAATACAACTTGCCAATTGGTGTGGTTACAAGTTTCCTCAAGTACATCCATATGGTATTTCTACAATGATACCATCTGCTAGTCATGAGGCTATAGATCTGATTAAATCCCTTTGTTCTTGGGATCCAAAAAATAGACCAACAGCTATGGAGGCTCTGAAGCATCCTTACTTTGCGCCCGATATGCGTGAATTTCCAGAAGCAACAACAAATGCAAAATTGGAGCAGAGAATATATCCTAATCAGACTTGCTTTGGTGAAAAACTTCTTGGCCCTTTCTCCCCTGTTAGAGATATTACAATTGAAGATATGTTAAAGAGGGTTTGGGCAGAGGATACAAGTGCAAAGTTCGCGCAGAGAATATATCCTAATCAGACTTGCTTTGGTGTAGAACTTTTTGGCCCTTTCTCCCCTGTAGAAAACATGACAAGTCAAGATCTGTTTGAGAGTGTTTGGGGTTGCAGTTTAGATGCCTCTTTCAGAGAGATAACTCATCAGGAGAAGCAGACAGCAGCAGCAGCGCATGCTTTCTAA
- the LOC113362177 gene encoding cyclin-dependent kinase F-4-like — protein sequence MVLVVTESVTLVLAAMVLISFACHVVTKKADPKVLANKASKAVKAGASTIKKKAKNICTSVIFHRPKTLQKVYTVSLIFDNQVLYLVFDYEESTLYRLMHDKINLCTDAELLNGLLENRIGLFSESQIRRWSRQILLALAQMHRPGGYMHRDLKPDNLLVARDGDSIKIADFGQAREIDSKSPCSDYVTTRMYRAPEVLLNSVSYTSAVDMWAVGTIMAEMYSFRPLFPGKNRADQLYKICSVIGSPTYESWAEGIQLANWCGYKFPQVHPYGISTMIPSASHEAIDLIKSLCSWDPKNRPTAMEALKHPYFAPDMRELPEATTSAKLEQRIYPNQTCFGEKLLGPFSPVRDITIEDMLKRVWAEDTSAKFAQRIYPNQT from the exons ATGGTGCTAGTGGTGACAG AGTCTGTAACTCT TGTTCTAGCTGCTATGGTACTGATATCATTTGCTTGTCATGTAGTTACTAAGAAGGCTGACCCCAAGGTGCTGGCTAACAAAGCTTCCAAGGCTGTCAAAGCTGGAGCATCAACCATTAAGAAGAAGGCTAAGAATATCTGCACATCAGTCATATTTCACAGGCCAAAGACATTGCAGAAG GTGTACACTGTTTCCCTCATCTTTGACAATCAGGTGTTATATTTGGTCTTTGATTACGAAGAATCTACTCTGTATCGCCTTATGCATGATAAGATCAATCTTTGTACGGATGCTGAGTTACTAAACGGGTTATTGGAGAACAGGATAGGCCTTTTTTCGGAGTCTCAGATACGACGCTGGTCTCGTCAAATCTTGCTAGCTCTTGCACAGATGCATCGTCCTGGTGGATATATGCATCGAGATCTAAAACCAGATAACTTGCTGGTCGCTAGAGATGGAGATTCAATAAAGATCGCGGATTTTGGTCAAGCTAgggaaattgattctaaatcaccGTGTTCAGATTATGTTACTACACGGATGTACCGCGCACCTGAAGTGTTGTTAAACTCGGTTTCGTATACCTCTGCTGTTGATATGTGGGCAGTTGGGACTATAATGGCCGAAATGTATTCGTTTCGTCCTCTTTTTCCAGGTAAGAATCGAGCAGATCAGCTGTATAAGATTTGCAGTGTAATCGGAAGTCCAACTTATGAGTCGTGGGCAGAAGGAATACAACTTGCCAATTGGTGTGGTTACAAGTTTCCTCAAGTACATCCATATGGTATTTCTACAATGATACCATCTGCTAGTCATGAGGCTATAGATCTGATTAAATCCCTTTGTTCTTGGGATCCAAAAAACAGACCAACAGCTATGGAGGCTCTGAAGCATCCTTACTTTGCGCCCGATATGCGTGAATTGCCAGAAGCGACAACAAGTGCAAAATTGGAGCAGAGAATATATCCTAATCAGACTTGCTTTGGTGAAAAACTTCTTGGCCCTTTCTCCCCTGTTAGAGATATTACAATTGAAGATATGTTAAAGAGGGTTTGGGCAGAGGATACAAGTGCAAAGTTCGCGCAGAGAATATATCCTAATCAGACTTGA